In one Cronobacter dublinensis subsp. dublinensis LMG 23823 genomic region, the following are encoded:
- a CDS encoding tail assembly protein, whose protein sequence is MNQLKTVRLYGALGARFGREHRLVIASPAEACRALSVIIPGFEQYMQTAHLRGLRFAVFRGKKNIGQDELKHNSGEADIRIAPVIAGSKRAGVLQTILGAVLVVVGAIGMTIGQAWGGATWGPYALQAGIGLMAGGVVQMLSPQPGGLASRQDPDNAPSYAFGGPVNTTAMGNPVGLLYGEREIGGAIVSAGIYTNDQ, encoded by the coding sequence ATGAACCAACTGAAAACGGTGCGGCTGTACGGCGCGCTGGGTGCGCGGTTTGGTCGCGAGCACCGGCTGGTGATAGCCAGCCCGGCGGAAGCCTGCCGCGCGCTGTCAGTCATTATCCCCGGCTTTGAGCAGTACATGCAGACGGCGCACCTGCGCGGCCTGCGCTTTGCCGTGTTCAGGGGGAAAAAGAACATCGGCCAGGATGAGCTGAAGCACAACAGCGGCGAAGCGGATATCCGCATTGCGCCGGTGATCGCCGGCAGCAAGCGGGCGGGCGTGCTGCAGACAATACTGGGCGCGGTGCTGGTGGTGGTCGGTGCCATTGGCATGACCATTGGGCAGGCCTGGGGCGGGGCGACGTGGGGCCCGTATGCCTTACAGGCCGGTATCGGGCTGATGGCCGGCGGCGTGGTGCAGATGCTGTCACCGCAGCCCGGAGGACTGGCATCGCGTCAGGACCCCGATAACGCGCCGAGCTACGCCTTTGGCGGGCCCGTGAATACCACGGCAATGGGTAATCCCGTCGGGCTCTTGTATGGCGAGCGCGAAATCGGCGGCGCGATTGTCTCCGCCGGCATCTACACCAACGACCAGTGA
- a CDS encoding C40 family peptidase, which produces MRDKTIADILAHAEAEYPRECCGLVAQKSRVERYFPCRNITGAPEEQFELSPEDYAAAEDWGTVTAIVHSHPGDGATTQPSELDQLQCDAHGIPWVIVSWPEGDLRTIAPRGERPLGGRAFELGYADCWSLVMDWHRQQGVTLRNYSVDYPWWERGENLYMDNWYAEGFREVTEPRPGDMVLMQVSAPVVNHAGILLEGNQLLHHLYGQLSCTTPYGGYLRERTIKIVRHKDLP; this is translated from the coding sequence ATGCGCGATAAAACCATTGCCGATATCCTGGCCCATGCTGAGGCGGAATACCCGCGCGAGTGCTGCGGCCTGGTGGCGCAGAAAAGTCGCGTCGAGCGGTATTTCCCGTGCCGGAACATCACCGGCGCGCCGGAGGAGCAGTTTGAACTGTCGCCGGAGGATTACGCTGCCGCGGAAGACTGGGGCACCGTCACCGCCATTGTGCATTCCCACCCGGGCGACGGCGCCACCACCCAGCCGAGCGAGCTCGACCAGCTTCAATGCGACGCCCACGGCATCCCCTGGGTAATCGTCTCGTGGCCGGAAGGTGACCTGCGCACCATCGCGCCCCGCGGCGAACGGCCGCTGGGAGGGCGCGCTTTTGAGCTGGGTTATGCGGACTGCTGGTCGCTGGTGATGGACTGGCACCGGCAGCAAGGCGTGACGCTTCGCAACTACAGCGTTGATTACCCGTGGTGGGAGCGGGGCGAAAATCTCTATATGGATAACTGGTATGCCGAGGGGTTTCGCGAAGTCACAGAGCCGCGGCCCGGCGACATGGTGCTGATGCAGGTGTCCGCGCCGGTGGTGAATCACGCCGGTATTCTGCTGGAGGGTAACCAACTGCTGCATCACCTCTACGGCCAGCTCTCCTGCACCACGCCATATGGCGGCTACCTGCGCGAGCGCACCATCAAAATTGTCAGACACAAGGATCTGCCATGA
- a CDS encoding phage minor tail protein L, whose protein sequence is MAISNDVQKLEPGDSVRLVTVDGSAFGAGVLRFHACTIPHSPEEIAASGGDTSKLAAKSIWFDDEEYGAWPFEITGLASSSDGQSAEPVLRIANLDGVVTALCLRFDDMVQAKVTILDTFGQYLDARTFPDGNPSADPGQYFRQVFYIDSKAAEDNEVVEFRLSSPMDLQGLLIPTRQITAVCTWACRNKYRSGDGCTYNGPRMFDLKGNPVTDPAQDKCSGLLTDCKKRFGADAQLDFGGFPGASLIRR, encoded by the coding sequence ATGGCAATCAGTAATGACGTTCAGAAGCTTGAGCCCGGCGACAGTGTCCGCCTGGTGACCGTCGATGGCTCGGCGTTCGGCGCGGGCGTGCTGCGCTTTCACGCCTGCACCATTCCCCACTCGCCGGAAGAAATCGCGGCAAGCGGCGGTGACACTTCGAAGCTTGCCGCTAAATCCATCTGGTTTGATGACGAGGAATACGGTGCCTGGCCGTTTGAAATTACCGGGCTGGCGTCGTCGAGTGACGGCCAGAGTGCGGAGCCGGTGCTGCGCATCGCCAACCTTGATGGCGTGGTGACCGCGCTCTGTCTGCGCTTTGATGACATGGTGCAGGCGAAGGTCACGATTCTGGATACATTCGGGCAGTATCTTGATGCGCGTACCTTTCCTGACGGCAACCCGTCGGCGGATCCGGGGCAGTATTTCCGCCAGGTATTTTACATCGACAGCAAGGCGGCAGAGGACAACGAGGTGGTGGAGTTTCGCCTCTCCAGCCCGATGGACCTGCAGGGGCTGCTGATCCCGACGCGCCAAATCACGGCGGTCTGCACCTGGGCCTGCCGCAATAAATACCGCAGCGGTGACGGCTGTACCTACAACGGCCCGCGCATGTTTGATCTGAAAGGTAACCCGGTGACCGACCCGGCACAGGATAAATGCTCAGGCCTGCTGACCGACTGTAAAAAACGCTTTGGCGCGGATGCCCAGCTCGATTTCGGCGGCTTTCCCGGCGCCAGCCTGATCCGGAGGTAA
- a CDS encoding phage tail protein codes for MATETFTWCPRINAGGEVTHRVRRAQFGDGYAQASGDGINARGQKWDLEFVGDESYITAIMDFLDRHGGSRSFVWQAPLKGAGLYRCDAYRPSALGAGKYSLSATFTQAFAP; via the coding sequence ATGGCAACCGAAACCTTTACCTGGTGCCCGCGCATTAATGCCGGGGGCGAGGTGACTCACCGCGTCCGCCGCGCGCAGTTCGGCGACGGGTACGCCCAGGCGTCGGGAGACGGCATTAACGCCCGCGGTCAGAAATGGGATCTGGAATTCGTCGGGGATGAAAGCTACATCACCGCGATTATGGACTTCCTCGACAGACATGGCGGCAGCCGTTCATTCGTCTGGCAGGCACCGCTGAAAGGCGCGGGGCTTTACCGTTGTGATGCCTACCGCCCGTCGGCGCTGGGCGCCGGTAAATATTCGCTTTCAGCGACCTTCACACAGGCATTCGCTCCGTAG
- a CDS encoding phage tail tape measure protein: protein MATLRELIIKISANSQSFQSEISRASRMGSDYYKTMEQGGRRAAAATRETQRSLGELNAQLASVKSSAAGMAGAFAGAFATGQLIHYADTWNQLNGRLRLASSSAQDFTTAQQSLMSISQRTGTSFEANANLYSRIAQSLRDAGYASADVANVTETVATSLKLSGASTEEASSVITQLSQALGSGVLRGEEFNAIMESGGRLAKFLADGLHTTIGGLRNMANNGELTTDKIVPLLTNVAQLRKEFDTLPASISGSAQKVENAFMAWVGGANQAVGASSSLSGALDGLAENIDTVANVAGALVGLGVARYFGNMVGSITTATASLVGNTAAEVGLAEAQLRGTQVSVATARQAVYRAQQARAAAAGIEAQITAERQLTAAQAQLHNAISARSSAASRLTETASVMSRLGGGVLSLLGGWPGVILASGAAMYGLYQHTEQVHKEAVGFASNLDEINARLKDMSSLGLRSTAANARSSIDAQKKDIADLDSQIARVKDSLTGLAQIQQDYNQNPTMTWINTFMDQADITEKNISLTDQLNNLEYQREQAVSKLQQTQRLFNDASEQATQKAIQEAGAIATLKGAYDLLNRSMGVTPASRPASYAGPVISASNATPQQTTALEKARRDNELASLSGLQKLHQQHVYEAQDLKLTGALYTQYIYNKDQAARKDEALAQVKKDETAATHAQNKAAREAAQTAEQYSRKIADLSVAVEVQKVRATQGEKAAELYAASHENGVKWSEEQRKSIEAGAVALAQWTQKADEAVRKQHEMADALKDLKDAARRYQDDAGLTATTSGMGNRQREQYRERQEVERVFDKTDKGAEAIAARQSALDALDKKYQQAKASELDWRAGVSAGLADWMDNVSNIAGTVSQGITSTMDSALDNVSAMLVGNKASWKDWGLSVLQTISKVALQMAVVNAMGGGSSGSGLFGSLLGGIAGGVAGSATGSAGAGTAIQNYGASFQFNAKGGVYSSADLSSYSGSVVDTPTFFAFAKGAGVMGEAGPEAIMPLTRDATGRLGVKALGSGAQGGAGVSVSIGTINFTGDKGGAQGNANAAGAVANQLTGAILDTINSQLRKPGTPLWNATQGKR, encoded by the coding sequence ATGGCCACTCTGCGCGAATTAATAATCAAAATCTCTGCAAATTCTCAGTCATTTCAGTCTGAGATTTCCCGCGCCTCCCGGATGGGCTCTGATTATTACAAAACGATGGAACAGGGGGGCCGCCGTGCGGCTGCCGCTACGCGAGAAACGCAGCGTTCTTTAGGCGAGCTCAATGCGCAGCTTGCATCGGTTAAGTCATCCGCAGCAGGTATGGCTGGCGCGTTTGCCGGAGCGTTTGCTACCGGACAGCTGATTCACTATGCCGATACCTGGAACCAACTGAATGGTCGTCTGCGGCTCGCCTCTTCTTCGGCACAGGACTTTACTACGGCGCAACAGTCGCTGATGTCTATCAGTCAGCGGACCGGAACCTCTTTTGAAGCAAACGCCAATCTCTACAGCAGAATCGCTCAGTCCCTGCGTGACGCTGGCTATGCATCTGCGGACGTGGCGAACGTCACCGAAACCGTTGCGACCTCCCTCAAGTTATCCGGCGCCAGCACGGAAGAAGCCAGTTCTGTCATTACGCAGCTCAGTCAGGCGCTTGGTTCTGGCGTGCTGCGTGGTGAGGAGTTTAACGCGATTATGGAAAGTGGCGGACGTCTCGCCAAATTTCTTGCCGACGGTCTTCACACGACGATCGGCGGACTGCGTAACATGGCCAATAATGGGGAACTGACCACCGATAAGATTGTGCCGCTGCTGACCAATGTGGCGCAGCTTCGTAAAGAATTCGACACCCTTCCGGCAAGTATCAGCGGATCTGCTCAGAAGGTAGAGAACGCTTTTATGGCCTGGGTGGGCGGCGCTAACCAGGCCGTGGGTGCATCTTCCTCATTGTCGGGCGCACTTGATGGACTGGCAGAAAACATCGATACCGTAGCGAATGTCGCGGGCGCGCTTGTCGGGCTGGGCGTGGCGCGATACTTCGGCAATATGGTCGGCAGCATCACAACTGCAACAGCTTCTCTGGTTGGGAATACAGCAGCAGAGGTGGGGCTTGCGGAAGCGCAGCTGCGCGGCACCCAGGTCAGTGTGGCAACGGCAAGGCAGGCTGTTTACCGTGCGCAGCAGGCCCGTGCCGCCGCGGCTGGCATTGAGGCGCAAATCACAGCAGAGCGGCAGCTAACCGCGGCGCAGGCACAGCTTCATAACGCTATCAGCGCCCGCTCCTCCGCTGCCAGCCGGTTAACTGAAACCGCCTCTGTGATGTCCCGCCTGGGTGGTGGCGTACTGAGCCTGTTAGGCGGCTGGCCGGGCGTCATCCTGGCATCTGGTGCAGCGATGTATGGCCTGTACCAGCATACCGAGCAGGTTCATAAAGAAGCTGTAGGCTTTGCCAGTAACCTGGATGAGATCAACGCCCGGCTTAAGGATATGTCATCCCTCGGCCTGCGCTCTACGGCAGCGAATGCCCGCTCATCCATTGATGCCCAGAAAAAGGATATAGCCGATCTTGACAGTCAGATAGCTAGGGTTAAAGACAGTCTGACGGGGCTCGCACAAATTCAGCAGGACTATAACCAAAACCCAACCATGACGTGGATTAACACGTTTATGGACCAGGCGGATATTACAGAGAAAAATATTTCTCTTACGGATCAGCTGAACAATCTGGAGTATCAGCGGGAGCAGGCCGTTTCAAAACTTCAGCAGACCCAACGATTGTTTAACGACGCCAGCGAACAGGCTACGCAGAAAGCCATTCAGGAGGCAGGGGCTATTGCCACCCTGAAAGGGGCATATGATCTACTGAACCGCAGCATGGGGGTAACACCCGCCAGTCGACCTGCATCGTATGCCGGGCCGGTAATTTCCGCCTCTAACGCGACGCCCCAGCAGACAACAGCACTGGAAAAAGCCCGTCGCGATAATGAGCTGGCGAGTCTGTCCGGCTTGCAGAAACTTCATCAGCAGCATGTTTATGAAGCGCAGGATCTGAAACTGACCGGGGCGCTCTATACCCAGTATATTTACAATAAGGATCAGGCCGCCCGGAAAGATGAGGCGCTGGCCCAGGTGAAAAAGGATGAGACGGCTGCAACCCATGCCCAGAATAAAGCGGCGAGAGAGGCGGCGCAGACCGCTGAACAATACAGCCGAAAAATCGCCGATCTGAGTGTTGCTGTAGAGGTCCAGAAGGTACGCGCTACGCAGGGAGAAAAAGCGGCTGAGCTCTACGCTGCCTCTCATGAAAATGGCGTGAAGTGGAGCGAGGAGCAGCGAAAATCCATTGAGGCGGGTGCCGTGGCGCTGGCTCAGTGGACGCAGAAAGCCGATGAGGCTGTCCGCAAGCAGCATGAAATGGCTGACGCGCTGAAAGATCTGAAGGACGCGGCACGCCGCTACCAGGATGATGCTGGCTTAACCGCCACTACGTCAGGAATGGGGAACCGCCAGCGTGAACAGTACCGCGAGCGGCAGGAGGTTGAGCGCGTTTTTGATAAAACCGATAAGGGGGCAGAAGCAATCGCAGCGCGTCAGTCAGCGCTGGATGCGCTTGATAAAAAATATCAGCAGGCGAAGGCCAGCGAACTGGACTGGCGCGCGGGCGTAAGTGCGGGGCTTGCTGACTGGATGGATAACGTCAGCAACATTGCCGGCACGGTATCGCAGGGCATTACCTCCACGATGGACAGTGCGCTTGATAACGTCTCCGCAATGCTGGTGGGTAACAAGGCCAGCTGGAAGGACTGGGGGTTATCCGTTCTGCAGACTATCTCAAAGGTTGCGCTGCAGATGGCCGTGGTTAACGCGATGGGTGGCGGTTCGTCTGGCAGTGGACTTTTCGGCTCCCTTCTCGGAGGAATTGCGGGAGGCGTCGCCGGAAGCGCAACCGGCAGTGCCGGTGCGGGCACCGCCATTCAGAACTACGGTGCGTCGTTTCAGTTTAACGCGAAGGGTGGGGTTTATTCGTCAGCCGATCTTAGCAGCTATAGCGGTAGTGTCGTTGATACCCCCACCTTTTTTGCGTTTGCGAAGGGGGCCGGCGTGATGGGCGAGGCCGGGCCGGAAGCCATTATGCCGCTGACCCGCGACGCCACCGGCAGGCTGGGCGTAAAAGCGCTGGGTAGCGGCGCGCAGGGCGGCGCGGGCGTCAGCGTCAGCATCGGGACCATTAATTTCACAGGCGACAAAGGTGGTGCACAGGGTAACGCTAACGCCGCGGGCGCGGTGGCTAACCAGCTCACCGGCGCCATCCTCGATACCATCAACTCGCAGCTGCGCAAGCCCGGTACCCCCTTGTGGAACGCTACGCAGGGCAAGCGCTAA
- a CDS encoding lipoprotein translates to MKKLMVLGVGLLMLTGCATKQYPQASSVTSEEASAFDCKALNVEIAKAHSVQQEIESTGQFDGRTVLGFLGDFGIGNGMAKNDARKKAHERLNQLESLKAVKCTQQ, encoded by the coding sequence ATGAAAAAATTAATGGTTTTAGGAGTTGGATTATTGATGCTCACTGGATGTGCGACCAAGCAGTATCCACAGGCTTCGTCTGTAACGAGCGAGGAGGCCAGCGCATTCGACTGTAAGGCATTAAATGTAGAGATTGCTAAAGCACATAGTGTTCAGCAGGAGATTGAAAGCACCGGCCAGTTTGATGGACGTACTGTGCTTGGTTTTCTCGGCGACTTCGGTATCGGAAACGGTATGGCCAAAAATGATGCGCGAAAAAAAGCACATGAGCGTCTGAATCAGCTCGAGTCACTTAAAGCAGTGAAATGCACACAGCAATAA
- a CDS encoding phage tail assembly protein T: MTLALRLGRTLLELKQTMTASELRMWIEFDRLNPISDRRGDIQAAQVAAAVLNSQGAKLSIDDVLLQWSALDQQEDNSGLEGFFAALAQ, translated from the coding sequence ATGACACTGGCGCTGCGTCTCGGGCGTACGCTTCTTGAACTGAAGCAGACAATGACGGCCAGCGAGTTGCGTATGTGGATCGAATTTGATCGCCTCAACCCGATCAGCGACCGGCGCGGCGATATCCAGGCTGCGCAGGTTGCCGCTGCAGTGCTTAACTCACAGGGCGCAAAGTTAAGCATTGATGATGTTCTCCTGCAGTGGAGCGCGCTGGATCAGCAAGAGGACAACTCCGGGCTGGAAGGCTTTTTTGCTGCGCTGGCACAATGA
- a CDS encoding phage tail assembly chaperone: MEKQVSQSSLRALALAPMAGFRTKVVTVPEWENATVKLREPSAQAWLEWQQVLTPKQTDGEPEELTAAERALRNKSADVVLFIDVLLEEDGSQVFSEEDKPQVELFYGPVHARLLKQALDLTTSAAEVEKP; encoded by the coding sequence ATGGAAAAGCAGGTTTCACAGAGTTCACTCCGCGCGCTTGCGCTGGCACCTATGGCGGGCTTCCGTACCAAAGTCGTGACTGTACCTGAATGGGAAAACGCCACAGTAAAACTGCGTGAGCCCTCCGCTCAGGCCTGGCTGGAATGGCAGCAGGTGCTTACCCCGAAGCAGACAGATGGCGAACCAGAAGAACTGACGGCTGCAGAGCGGGCGCTGCGTAACAAGAGCGCTGACGTCGTTTTGTTTATTGATGTACTACTTGAAGAAGATGGCTCGCAGGTATTTTCTGAAGAAGACAAGCCGCAAGTGGAGCTATTTTATGGCCCGGTGCACGCCCGTCTTCTTAAGCAGGCACTCGATCTGACCACTTCGGCTGCCGAAGTGGAAAAGCCGTAA
- a CDS encoding phage tail tube protein, whose amino-acid sequence MSSKYEKTQGTKINVSADPATVPNPTGATWQSINCSTKELSYTGGQKSDIDTTTLCSTEQEMTNGLAAPGEMTVSGNWSADEEGQNTLRAAYDTDALHAFQVIFPSGNGYAFLAEVRQNSWSLGTAGVVTASFTLRIKGKPVPIVPAPAAG is encoded by the coding sequence ATGTCCTCAAAGTACGAAAAAACGCAGGGAACGAAAATTAACGTTTCCGCCGATCCGGCAACGGTGCCTAATCCCACCGGTGCGACCTGGCAGTCCATTAACTGTTCGACCAAAGAACTCAGCTATACCGGCGGGCAAAAATCGGATATCGACACCACCACCCTTTGCTCCACCGAGCAGGAGATGACGAACGGCCTGGCTGCGCCCGGGGAGATGACGGTTTCCGGTAACTGGTCAGCCGATGAAGAAGGTCAGAACACGCTTCGCGCCGCCTACGATACCGATGCACTGCATGCGTTTCAGGTGATTTTCCCCTCCGGTAATGGTTATGCGTTCCTGGCAGAAGTACGCCAGAACAGCTGGAGCCTGGGCACGGCCGGGGTGGTGACGGCGTCGTTTACGCTGCGCATCAAAGGAAAACCCGTCCCGATCGTACCGGCCCCAGCAGCAGGTTAA
- the gp17 gene encoding tail completion protein gp17 yields the protein MTEADIYARLGALAGGNVFPFVAPQGTAAPWVVFLLPASASEDVLCGPAETACAVQVDAWASSIDDARALREQVKSALADLHPVGLNEINAYEPDTALYRATLEVQIWQ from the coding sequence ATGACGGAGGCTGATATCTACGCGCGACTCGGTGCACTGGCAGGCGGCAATGTTTTCCCGTTTGTCGCCCCGCAGGGCACAGCAGCACCGTGGGTAGTTTTCCTTCTGCCCGCATCTGCCAGCGAGGATGTTTTATGCGGACCGGCAGAAACCGCCTGCGCGGTTCAGGTAGATGCCTGGGCCAGCTCGATTGACGACGCCCGCGCGCTGCGCGAGCAGGTTAAATCAGCTCTTGCTGATCTGCATCCCGTTGGTCTGAACGAGATTAACGCATACGAGCCTGACACTGCGCTGTACCGCGCCACGCTGGAAGTTCAGATCTGGCAATAA
- a CDS encoding HK97-gp10 family putative phage morphogenesis protein, which translates to MISTNLDFSGLVDIAKDLETLSRAENNKVLRDATRAGAEVLKDEVEKRAPVKTGKLKKNVVVVTQKARRRGEISSGVHIRGVNPVTGNSDSTMKASNPRNAFYWRFVELGTSAMPAHPFVRPAFDTRQEEATQVALRRMNQAIDEVLAK; encoded by the coding sequence GTGATATCGACGAATCTTGATTTTTCCGGACTGGTCGACATTGCAAAGGATCTGGAAACACTCAGCCGGGCAGAAAATAACAAGGTATTACGTGACGCGACGCGTGCGGGTGCTGAAGTTCTGAAGGATGAGGTCGAAAAGAGGGCCCCAGTTAAAACCGGCAAGCTGAAGAAAAATGTTGTGGTCGTGACGCAGAAAGCGCGTCGCCGCGGCGAAATTTCATCAGGCGTACATATCCGCGGCGTAAATCCGGTCACAGGTAACAGTGACAGCACCATGAAGGCCAGCAATCCGCGTAACGCATTTTACTGGCGCTTTGTTGAGCTTGGTACATCAGCTATGCCGGCGCACCCTTTTGTGCGTCCGGCCTTCGATACCCGTCAGGAAGAGGCCACGCAGGTGGCGCTTCGGCGGATGAATCAGGCGATCGATGAGGTGCTGGCGAAATGA
- a CDS encoding phage head closure protein, with product MKAGRLRHRVSLQKPATGRLPSGQPATGWIDVASVRAEVADVSGREMMDGGAELSSTTTRIWMRRYPGIPVTTGWRAVHLPPTGNGEIYDISSVISAENGTRLELLCQKGVKQ from the coding sequence ATGAAAGCAGGAAGACTACGGCACAGGGTAAGCCTGCAAAAACCCGCTACCGGGCGGCTACCGTCCGGGCAACCGGCAACAGGATGGATTGATGTTGCTTCGGTACGCGCAGAAGTCGCAGATGTATCGGGACGGGAGATGATGGATGGTGGCGCGGAGCTGAGCAGCACCACTACCCGAATTTGGATGCGGCGGTATCCGGGTATTCCGGTAACGACAGGCTGGCGCGCCGTTCACCTGCCGCCTACCGGCAACGGTGAAATATACGATATCAGTTCGGTTATCTCTGCGGAAAACGGCACCAGACTTGAACTACTCTGTCAGAAGGGGGTGAAGCAGTGA
- a CDS encoding head-tail connector protein, translated as MLTREQVKHHCNIEPDFTEDDNWIENSIKAASRYVEKWTRRRLYDSPENPGYLSDPEHLLYSDDIEMAMLMLIGHWYANREAVNVGNVTSALALSTEALLQPYRVYGV; from the coding sequence ATGCTGACCAGAGAGCAGGTTAAGCATCACTGCAATATCGAGCCGGATTTTACGGAGGACGACAACTGGATCGAAAACAGCATAAAGGCGGCTTCGCGGTATGTGGAAAAGTGGACCCGCCGCCGGCTTTATGATTCACCTGAAAATCCGGGCTACCTTTCCGACCCTGAGCACCTGCTTTACAGCGATGATATTGAAATGGCGATGCTGATGCTTATCGGGCACTGGTACGCGAACCGTGAAGCGGTCAACGTGGGTAACGTCACCTCTGCACTGGCCCTCTCCACCGAAGCACTTCTTCAACCTTACCGGGTGTATGGCGTATGA
- a CDS encoding DUF7210 family protein, with translation MKLIAIKPIYFEGNVLTEGTEFETLEQHGRELLKKGYAAAPSKKNTAEQPEQPEQPEQTAAKKKQK, from the coding sequence ATGAAGCTGATCGCTATCAAGCCCATCTATTTTGAAGGCAATGTACTGACTGAAGGCACTGAGTTCGAGACGCTTGAGCAGCACGGTCGCGAATTGCTTAAAAAAGGTTACGCCGCCGCACCGTCGAAGAAAAATACTGCGGAGCAGCCGGAGCAGCCGGAGCAGCCGGAGCAGACAGCAGCAAAAAAGAAGCAGAAATAA
- a CDS encoding phage major capsid protein, with protein MSEVNEILKKVSASIEEATGKFNAKAEEALKEAQKTGKLSAETKETVDKMASEFNALKEAEKTLKAALGELEQQVAQMPLANAAKVVETVGQTVISSEALKAFAASVEGGKRVSVPVNAALISTDVPTGVVEPQRLPGIDTAPRQRLFIRDLIAPGRTAAPAIFWVQQTGFTNAAKVVPEGTAKPYSDIQFATQITPVTTIAHMFKASKQILDDFAQLQSTIDAEMRYGLKYVEEQEILFGDGTGAHLKGIVPQASAFSAAFEVEKQNGIDVLRLAMLQAQLARFPASGHVLHFIDWAKIELTKDSLGRYVLANPAALSGPTLWGLPVVATETAAFQGKFLTGAFNAAAQLFDREDANVVISTENADDFEKNMISIRCEERLALAVKRPEAFIYGAFTATAAGGGA; from the coding sequence ATGTCTGAAGTAAACGAGATCCTGAAAAAAGTCAGCGCCAGCATTGAAGAGGCCACCGGCAAATTCAACGCGAAAGCAGAAGAGGCGCTGAAAGAAGCCCAGAAAACCGGCAAGTTGTCGGCAGAAACTAAAGAAACCGTCGACAAAATGGCCTCCGAGTTTAACGCCCTGAAAGAGGCGGAAAAGACGCTTAAGGCCGCGCTCGGCGAGCTGGAGCAGCAGGTCGCTCAGATGCCCCTGGCGAATGCAGCAAAAGTGGTAGAAACCGTCGGCCAGACCGTTATCAGCAGCGAAGCACTTAAAGCGTTCGCCGCCAGCGTTGAAGGTGGCAAGCGCGTGAGCGTGCCGGTTAATGCTGCACTGATCTCTACTGACGTGCCAACCGGTGTGGTAGAGCCGCAACGCCTGCCGGGTATCGACACCGCACCGAGACAGCGTCTGTTCATCCGTGACCTGATCGCCCCCGGCCGCACGGCGGCACCGGCTATCTTCTGGGTGCAGCAGACGGGCTTCACCAATGCGGCAAAAGTGGTCCCGGAAGGTACCGCCAAACCGTACAGCGATATTCAGTTCGCCACCCAGATCACCCCGGTAACCACCATTGCGCACATGTTCAAAGCGTCCAAGCAGATCCTGGACGACTTCGCGCAGCTGCAGTCCACGATTGATGCGGAAATGCGATATGGCCTGAAGTATGTCGAAGAGCAGGAAATTCTGTTTGGCGACGGCACCGGCGCGCATCTGAAAGGCATCGTGCCGCAGGCGTCCGCCTTCAGCGCTGCGTTTGAAGTCGAGAAACAGAACGGAATTGACGTGCTGCGCCTGGCGATGCTGCAGGCACAGCTGGCGCGCTTCCCGGCGTCCGGCCATGTTCTGCACTTCATCGACTGGGCGAAGATTGAACTCACCAAAGACAGTCTGGGCCGCTACGTCCTGGCGAACCCGGCTGCGCTGAGCGGGCCGACCCTCTGGGGCCTGCCGGTGGTGGCGACCGAAACGGCAGCGTTCCAGGGTAAGTTTCTGACCGGCGCGTTCAACGCGGCTGCGCAGCTCTTCGACCGCGAAGATGCCAACGTGGTGATTTCCACCGAGAACGCGGATGACTTCGAGAAAAACATGATCTCGATTCGTTGTGAAGAACGCCTGGCGCTGGCGGTGAAACGCCCGGAGGCGTTCATCTACGGTGCGTTTACTGCGACGGCCGCCGGTGGCGGTGCGTAA